Proteins from one Bradyrhizobium amphicarpaeae genomic window:
- a CDS encoding acyl carrier protein codes for MSSTFDQVATIIAETCDIPRDTITPDSHAIDDLGIDSLDFLDIAFAIDKQFGIKLPLEKWTQEVNDGKATTEQYFVLKNLCARIDELVAAKGASA; via the coding sequence ATGTCTTCCACATTCGATCAGGTCGCCACGATCATCGCTGAAACCTGCGACATCCCGCGCGACACGATCACGCCGGATAGTCATGCCATCGACGATCTCGGCATCGACAGCCTCGATTTCCTGGACATCGCGTTTGCGATCGACAAGCAATTCGGCATCAAGCTGCCGCTGGAAAAGTGGACCCAGGAGGTCAACGACGGCAAGGCGACCACCGAGCAGTATTTCGTGCTGAAGAATCTGTGCGCCCGCATCGACGAACTGGTTGCGGCCAAGGGCGCGAGCGCCTAA
- a CDS encoding ParB-like protein, with the protein MTTTNAREPRVHPVPILSLRPTQMTVGMREVEEKRKRWREHDKKKQADLLGKHMIPVVYGPDARYYVIDHHHLGRALHDEGVKEVLVTIVGDLRMVEREAFWGVMDNKRWVYPYDAKGERRQFRDLPKSVADLKDDPFRSLAGELRRLGGFAKDTTPFSEFLWADFLRRKVSRKVVDADFDKALEKAMSAAKSKGAIYLPGWCGPEDDD; encoded by the coding sequence ATGACCACGACCAACGCGCGCGAGCCGAGAGTGCATCCGGTCCCGATCCTGTCGCTCCGGCCGACGCAGATGACGGTCGGCATGCGCGAGGTCGAGGAGAAGCGCAAGCGCTGGCGCGAGCACGACAAGAAGAAGCAGGCCGATCTGCTCGGCAAGCACATGATCCCTGTCGTCTACGGCCCCGACGCGCGGTACTACGTGATCGACCATCATCATCTCGGCCGCGCGCTGCACGACGAAGGTGTCAAGGAGGTGCTGGTGACCATCGTCGGCGACCTCCGCATGGTCGAGCGCGAGGCGTTCTGGGGCGTGATGGACAACAAACGCTGGGTCTATCCTTACGACGCCAAGGGCGAACGGCGACAGTTCCGCGACCTGCCGAAATCGGTCGCCGATCTCAAGGACGATCCGTTCCGCAGCCTTGCCGGCGAATTGCGCCGCCTCGGCGGCTTCGCCAAGGACACCACGCCGTTCTCCGAATTCCTGTGGGCCGACTTCCTGCGCCGAAAGGTCTCGCGCAAGGTAGTGGACGCCGATTTCGACAAGGCACTCGAGAAGGCGATGTCCGCAGCAAAGAGCAAGGGCGCGATCTACCTGCCCGGCTGGTGCGGTCCGGAAGACGATGACTAG
- a CDS encoding cation-translocating P-type ATPase — protein MSNAERGSPAGLSETEARLRLQQDGYNELPRPERRTRLRIVLDVLREPMLALLLCGGLIYLLLGDLREALLLVAFGAISVVITIVQETRTERVLEALRELTSPRALVVRDGERRRIAGRDVVRGDLVILAEGDRIPADAVLVSARDLAVDESLLTGESVPVRKQAVKTLVAKASSTEKAALAEHRPGGDDLPFVYSGSLVVRGEGLAEVDATGPRSEIGKIGLSLHGLQQEPPRLQQQTARLVRLCFLGGAAISLAAVLLYGTLRGDWLQALLGGIAIGMSMLPEEFAVVLTVFMAMGAWRISKARVLTRRAAAIEVLGSATLLCTDKTGTLTQNRMSVAELRLPDGASVRLVSSQAAPMGAEFFELVRCSALASSSEPFDPMEKALHVFAQASLPEDEAIPGARTLIRSYGLRPELLAMTQVWQSSQAVFASAKGAPEAIARLCKLDGPDQDAMRDAVAAMAKDGLRVLGVAAAACDGEALPSSQEGFSFRFLGLVGLADPLRPNVAEAVAECRSAGIRVVMITGDYPATALAIAGQAGLDVNEVATGEQIKLADDNGLEALVRNVNVFARVLPEQKLRIVQAMKRNGEIVAMTGDGVNDAPSLKAAHIGIAMGGRGTDVAREASSIVLLDDDFGSVVASIRLGRRIYDNLRKAMAFIFAVHVPIAGLALLPLVFGLPLVLGPVHIAFLELIIDPVCSLVFEAEREERDVMSRPPRRADAELFSWALVGWSVLQGVVAFVLIAAIFVVALRWGVPPEEARTLAFIALVVCIVALVLANRSFSASFLSAFFRPNPALLWIFLSIASILAAALFWPPASGLFRFGPLHLDDLMVTLGAGLLVLTVLELLKPIWARRLRF, from the coding sequence GTGAGCAACGCAGAACGCGGCAGTCCGGCCGGGCTCAGCGAAACCGAGGCCCGGCTGCGGCTGCAACAGGACGGTTACAACGAACTGCCTCGGCCCGAACGGCGCACGCGGCTTCGCATCGTTCTCGATGTGTTGCGCGAGCCGATGCTCGCGCTCCTTCTGTGCGGCGGGCTGATCTACCTGCTGCTCGGCGACCTCCGCGAGGCCCTGCTGCTCGTGGCATTCGGCGCCATCTCCGTCGTGATCACGATCGTGCAGGAAACCCGCACCGAGCGCGTGCTGGAGGCGTTGCGGGAGCTGACAAGTCCGCGAGCGCTCGTGGTCAGGGACGGCGAGCGCCGGCGCATCGCGGGCCGGGACGTCGTCCGCGGCGATCTCGTCATTCTGGCTGAGGGCGATCGGATCCCGGCCGATGCAGTCCTCGTCAGCGCGCGTGATCTGGCGGTCGATGAGTCCCTGCTGACTGGAGAATCGGTGCCGGTTCGCAAGCAGGCCGTCAAGACGCTGGTCGCCAAAGCGTCCTCGACTGAAAAGGCCGCCCTGGCTGAACATCGCCCGGGCGGCGATGACCTGCCGTTCGTGTATTCGGGCTCGCTGGTCGTGCGAGGCGAGGGCCTCGCCGAGGTCGATGCCACCGGCCCTCGCAGCGAGATCGGAAAGATCGGACTGTCGCTGCATGGCCTGCAACAGGAGCCGCCGCGGCTGCAGCAGCAGACCGCACGGCTCGTGCGGCTTTGCTTTCTCGGCGGCGCGGCCATCAGCCTCGCCGCCGTCCTGCTCTACGGAACGTTGCGCGGGGATTGGCTGCAGGCGCTGCTCGGAGGCATCGCGATCGGCATGTCCATGCTGCCTGAGGAGTTTGCCGTCGTCCTCACGGTGTTCATGGCCATGGGCGCCTGGCGGATCTCGAAGGCGCGGGTGCTGACGCGGCGCGCGGCCGCGATCGAGGTGCTGGGCTCCGCGACCTTGCTGTGCACCGACAAGACCGGCACGCTGACGCAGAACCGGATGTCGGTCGCGGAACTGAGGCTGCCCGACGGGGCGAGCGTGCGCCTGGTGTCGTCGCAGGCGGCGCCCATGGGAGCAGAATTTTTCGAGCTGGTGCGTTGCAGTGCTCTGGCGAGTTCGTCCGAACCGTTCGATCCCATGGAGAAGGCCCTGCATGTGTTCGCGCAGGCGAGCCTGCCGGAGGATGAGGCAATCCCGGGTGCCCGGACCTTGATCCGCAGCTACGGCCTGCGCCCCGAACTGCTGGCGATGACCCAGGTCTGGCAATCATCCCAGGCAGTGTTCGCCTCGGCCAAGGGCGCTCCCGAAGCGATTGCGCGCCTCTGCAAGCTGGATGGCCCGGACCAGGACGCGATGCGGGATGCGGTCGCGGCGATGGCGAAGGATGGTCTTCGCGTGCTGGGCGTCGCCGCCGCGGCCTGCGACGGCGAGGCCCTGCCGAGCTCGCAGGAAGGCTTTTCGTTTCGCTTCCTCGGTCTCGTCGGGTTGGCCGATCCGCTTCGTCCGAACGTCGCCGAGGCGGTGGCCGAATGTCGTTCGGCCGGCATCCGCGTCGTCATGATCACGGGCGACTATCCGGCGACCGCCTTGGCGATCGCCGGGCAGGCCGGGCTCGACGTCAACGAGGTCGCAACCGGCGAGCAGATCAAGCTCGCGGACGATAACGGGCTGGAGGCACTGGTCAGGAACGTGAACGTGTTCGCGCGGGTGCTTCCGGAGCAGAAGCTGCGGATCGTTCAGGCCATGAAGCGTAACGGCGAGATCGTCGCGATGACCGGCGACGGCGTCAACGATGCGCCGTCGCTGAAGGCGGCGCATATCGGGATCGCGATGGGTGGCCGCGGCACCGATGTCGCCCGCGAGGCCTCCTCGATCGTCCTGCTCGACGACGATTTCGGCTCCGTCGTTGCATCCATCCGGTTAGGCCGCCGGATCTACGACAATCTGCGCAAGGCCATGGCCTTCATTTTCGCCGTCCACGTTCCGATCGCGGGGCTTGCCCTGCTGCCCCTGGTTTTCGGGCTGCCTCTGGTTCTCGGCCCCGTTCACATCGCGTTTCTGGAGCTGATCATCGACCCCGTCTGCTCGCTCGTGTTCGAAGCCGAGCGGGAGGAGCGCGATGTCATGAGCCGCCCGCCGCGACGTGCCGATGCGGAGCTGTTCTCGTGGGCCTTGGTCGGCTGGAGCGTCCTGCAGGGCGTCGTTGCATTTGTGTTGATCGCGGCGATCTTCGTCGTCGCGCTTCGTTGGGGCGTTCCGCCCGAAGAGGCCCGCACGCTGGCCTTCATCGCGCTCGTCGTCTGCATCGTGGCGCTGGTACTGGCCAACCGGTCCTTCAGCGCGTCCTTCCTGTCTGCCTTCTTCCGTCCGAATCCGGCCTTGCTCTGGATATTCCTGTCGATCGCGTCCATTCTCGCTGCGGCCCTGTTCTGGCCGCCAGCGTCCGGTCTGTTCCGGTTCGGTCCGCTGCACCTCGACGATCTCATGGTCACCCTCGGCGCGGGACTGCTGGTGCTTACGGTGCTCGAACTGCTGAAGCCGATATGGGCACGGCGGTTGCGATTCTAG
- a CDS encoding beta-ketoacyl-ACP synthase encodes MNDTASRPGQTEVWITGIGLATSLGEGLDANWAALSEKRINVDEKGFAPYIVHPLMPVSFDAQIPKKGDQRQMEAWQRIGTYAAGLALDSAGIKGNKDILSKIDMVVAAGGGERDLNVDTGVLTAEAKGANAPGFLNERLMSDLRPTLFLAQLSNLLAGNIAIVHGLGGTSRTFMGEEVAGADAARIALARIASGESDIALVGGSHNGERKDLLVLYEFGDFNLKDKFAPVWARKDHAGFALGSAGAFLVLESKAHAQARGAKPFARLTSVVADLARRKQPGDMAATLEQLWTKLPRREGKGAIITGATGAEPATSEERGFLKGHADFPVRSTGTMFGHTMETQFPLGIALAALSISRGALFPPNDSTGTEIEMQGAPTQIVVVGAGHWRGEGMALVEAVG; translated from the coding sequence ATGAATGACACTGCTTCGAGGCCCGGCCAGACTGAAGTCTGGATCACCGGCATTGGACTAGCGACCTCGCTCGGCGAGGGCCTGGACGCCAACTGGGCCGCGCTTTCCGAGAAGCGCATCAATGTCGACGAGAAGGGCTTTGCACCCTACATCGTGCATCCCTTGATGCCCGTCTCCTTCGACGCCCAGATCCCGAAGAAGGGCGACCAGCGCCAGATGGAAGCCTGGCAGCGCATCGGCACCTACGCCGCCGGACTCGCGCTCGATTCCGCCGGGATCAAGGGCAACAAGGACATCCTGTCGAAGATCGACATGGTGGTGGCCGCCGGCGGTGGCGAGCGCGATCTCAACGTCGACACCGGCGTCTTGACGGCCGAGGCCAAGGGCGCAAACGCGCCCGGCTTCCTCAACGAGCGCCTGATGAGCGATCTCAGGCCGACGCTGTTCCTGGCACAGCTCTCCAACCTGCTCGCCGGCAACATCGCCATCGTGCACGGGCTCGGCGGCACCTCGCGCACCTTCATGGGCGAAGAGGTCGCCGGCGCCGATGCTGCCCGCATTGCGCTCGCGCGCATCGCCTCGGGCGAGAGCGACATCGCGCTGGTCGGCGGCTCGCACAATGGCGAGCGCAAGGACCTGCTCGTCCTCTACGAATTCGGCGATTTCAACCTCAAGGACAAATTCGCACCCGTCTGGGCGCGCAAGGACCACGCCGGCTTCGCGCTGGGATCTGCCGGCGCCTTCCTCGTGCTGGAGTCGAAAGCGCATGCGCAAGCGCGTGGCGCCAAGCCGTTCGCCAGACTGACGAGCGTCGTCGCCGACCTCGCCCGGCGCAAGCAGCCCGGCGACATGGCCGCAACGCTGGAGCAGCTGTGGACCAAACTGCCCAGGCGCGAAGGCAAAGGCGCGATCATCACGGGCGCGACCGGTGCAGAGCCCGCGACGAGCGAAGAGCGCGGCTTCCTGAAGGGCCATGCCGACTTCCCGGTGCGCTCGACCGGCACGATGTTCGGCCACACCATGGAGACGCAATTCCCGCTCGGCATCGCGCTCGCCGCGCTGTCGATCTCGCGCGGTGCGCTATTCCCGCCGAACGATTCGACCGGCACTGAGATTGAAATGCAGGGAGCGCCCACCCAGATTGTGGTGGTCGGAGCCGGACACTGGCGCGGCGAAGGCATGGCGCTGGTCGAGGCAGTTGGCTAG
- a CDS encoding peroxidase-related enzyme (This protein belongs to a clade of uncharacterized proteins related to peroxidases such as the alkylhydroperoxidase AhpD.) has protein sequence MTQPAQRFPAPALDTLPDDIRTRLLAVQEKSGFVPNVFLTLAYRPDEFRAFFAYHDALMEKDGGLSKAEREMIVVATSAANQCQYCVIAHGAILRIRAKNPLIADQVAVNYRKADITPRQKAMLDFAMKVSADAQRISEDDFASLAPHGFSNDDIWDIAAISAFFALSNRLANFTGMRPNDEFYMMGRVPKT, from the coding sequence TCCGCACGCGACTACTCGCCGTGCAGGAGAAGAGCGGCTTCGTGCCGAACGTGTTCCTGACGCTGGCATATCGTCCCGACGAGTTCCGCGCCTTCTTCGCTTATCACGACGCGCTGATGGAGAAGGACGGCGGCCTCAGCAAGGCCGAGCGCGAGATGATCGTGGTCGCGACCTCGGCCGCCAACCAGTGCCAGTATTGCGTGATCGCCCACGGCGCGATCCTGCGCATCCGCGCCAAGAACCCGCTGATTGCCGATCAGGTCGCGGTGAACTACCGCAAGGCCGACATCACGCCGCGGCAGAAGGCGATGCTCGACTTCGCGATGAAGGTCTCGGCCGACGCGCAACGGATTTCCGAGGACGATTTCGCCTCGCTCGCGCCGCACGGCTTCAGCAACGACGACATCTGGGACATCGCCGCGATCTCCGCCTTTTTCGCGCTGTCGAACCGGCTGGCGAATTTCACGGGCATGCGCCCGAACGACGAATTCTACATGATGGGACGCGTGCCGAAGACGTGA
- a CDS encoding 3-hydroxyacyl-ACP dehydratase FabZ family protein: MQLEYFHMIDRIVDLKVDEKTIVVEAQVPKESTIFEGHFPGYPLMPGVLLIESMAQASGWLQLGVLKFERMPILAAVKEAKVRGSVFPGDLMSIEASLVHEGSGYAMTEAKIRVGGKLRANSALTFTLIPFPNADIRGHMAKVAERVGFPQQAVSP, from the coding sequence ATGCAACTCGAATACTTCCACATGATCGATCGCATCGTCGACCTCAAGGTCGACGAGAAGACGATTGTCGTCGAAGCCCAGGTCCCCAAGGAGAGCACCATCTTCGAGGGGCACTTCCCGGGTTACCCCTTGATGCCCGGCGTGCTCCTGATCGAATCGATGGCGCAGGCTTCGGGCTGGCTTCAGCTCGGCGTGCTCAAGTTCGAGCGCATGCCGATCCTTGCCGCCGTGAAGGAAGCCAAGGTCCGCGGTTCGGTCTTCCCCGGCGATCTCATGAGCATCGAGGCGAGCCTCGTCCATGAAGGCTCCGGCTACGCCATGACCGAAGCCAAGATCAGGGTCGGCGGCAAGCTGCGCGCGAATTCGGCGCTGACCTTCACGCTGATTCCCTTCCCCAATGCGGATATACGCGGCCACATGGCGAAAGTCGCCGAGCGCGTCGGCTTTCCGCAACAGGCCGTATCGCCATGA
- a CDS encoding MgtC/SapB family protein, with product MTGMDWPEILLRLGTATFAGSAIGLNRDLHGKPIGLKTLGIVGLSTATVVLLAVQFGEHGNVTDAASRVIQGILTGIGFLGAGVIVHESDRFRVRGLTSAACTFLAACLGIACGAGQWKIVLVALAFTFVLVALAFTFVLLTIGRRVERWLHRSLGGKEDPHHAEAVPKTGSQDGV from the coding sequence ATGACCGGGATGGATTGGCCCGAAATCCTGCTGCGCCTCGGCACCGCGACATTCGCCGGCAGCGCGATCGGCCTCAATCGCGACCTGCACGGCAAGCCGATCGGACTGAAGACGCTCGGCATCGTCGGGCTCTCCACCGCAACCGTCGTGCTGCTCGCGGTGCAGTTCGGCGAGCACGGCAACGTCACCGATGCGGCGAGCCGCGTGATCCAGGGCATCCTGACCGGCATCGGCTTCCTCGGAGCCGGCGTCATCGTCCACGAGAGCGATCGTTTTCGCGTGCGCGGCCTGACCAGCGCGGCCTGCACCTTCCTCGCCGCCTGTCTCGGCATTGCGTGCGGCGCCGGGCAATGGAAGATCGTGCTGGTCGCGCTGGCCTTCACTTTCGTGCTGGTCGCGCTGGCCTTCACTTTCGTGCTGCTCACGATCGGCCGCCGCGTCGAACGCTGGCTGCATCGCTCCCTCGGCGGCAAGGAAGATCCGCACCATGCGGAGGCTGTGCCGAAGACCGGCTCCCAGGACGGCGTCTAG